The Nycticebus coucang isolate mNycCou1 chromosome 5, mNycCou1.pri, whole genome shotgun sequence genome window below encodes:
- the NRAS gene encoding GTPase NRas → MTEYKLVVVGAGGVGKSALTIQLIQNHFVDEYDPTIEDSYRKQVVIDGETCLLDILDTAGQEEYSAMRDQYMRTGEGFLCVFAINNSKSFADINLYREQIKRVKDSDDVPMVLVGNKCDLPTRTVDTKQAHELAKSYGIPFIETSAKTRQGVEDAFYTLVREIRQYRMKKLNSSDDGTQGCMGLPCVVM, encoded by the exons ATGACTGAGTACAAACTGGTGGTGGTTGGAGCAGGTGGTGTTGGGAAAAGCGCACTGACAATTCAGCTAATCCAGAACCACTTTGTAGATGAATATGATCCCACCATAGAG GATTCTTACCGAAAACAGGTGGTTATAGATGGTGAAACCTGTCTGTTGGACATACTGGATACAGCTGGACAAGAGGAGTACAGTGCCATGAGAGACCAATACATGAGGACAGGCGAAGGCTTCCTCTGTGTATTTGCCATCAATAATAGCAAGTCATTTGCAGATATTAACCTCTACAG GGAGCAAATTAAGCGAGTAAAAGATTCAGATGATGTACCTATGGTGCTGGTAGGAAACAAGTGTGATTTGCCAACAAGGACAGTTGACACAAAGCAAGCCCACGAACTGGCCAAGAGTTACGGCATTCCATTTATTGAAACCTCAGCCAAGACCAGACAG GGTGTCGAAGATGCCTTTTACACACTGGTAAGAGAAATACGCCAGTACCGAATGAAAAAACTCAATAGCAGTGATGATGGGACTCAAGGTTGTATGGGGTTGCCATGTGTGGTGATGTAA